One Sulfurimonas sp. C5 genomic region harbors:
- a CDS encoding flagellar export protein FliJ, translated as MQKSERLLQAKNASLHNAQEALEKSIEEISHIQAPQNGIIADFISNRALLDSQRSLIKHNEEWVAFARGEVELAKEQLKRDMIEYEKYQYLQLQEIEAIKKKEKIKEAKELDEIALLTFGVKERSA; from the coding sequence ATGCAAAAGAGTGAGCGTCTTCTTCAGGCTAAAAATGCTTCATTACACAATGCCCAAGAGGCACTTGAAAAATCCATCGAAGAAATTTCACATATACAAGCTCCGCAAAACGGAATCATCGCAGATTTTATTTCCAATCGTGCATTACTTGATTCGCAACGCTCTTTAATCAAACACAATGAAGAGTGGGTTGCTTTTGCAAGAGGGGAAGTTGAATTGGCAAAAGAGCAACTTAAACGTGATATGATAGAATATGAAAAATATCAATATCTACAGTTACAAGAGATTGAAGCAATCAAGAAAAAAGAGAAAATTAAAGAAGCTAAAGAGTTAGATGAGATAGCACTGCTCACGTTTGGCGTAAAAGAAAGGTCTGCATAG